A DNA window from Paenibacillus andongensis contains the following coding sequences:
- a CDS encoding dihydroorotase, producing the protein MGIWILNGLTVDANNVQAKKHILVENDKIAKVIEAEEGSAPQTDGHEVIDAAGKLVTPGFIDMHVHLREPGFEHKENIATGTRSAARGGFTTIACMPNTRPVIDTVDTVNYILDKAATEGVVRVLPYGTITKNELGRELTDFAALKEAGVIGYTDDGVGVQSAQMMKDAMALAASIGMPIIAHCEDDTLVVGAPVSEGAFAKKHGLKGIPNESEAIHVGRDVLLAEATGVHYHVCHVSTEQSVRLIRHAKQFGIKVTAEVCPHHLVLSDEDIPGLDANWKMNPPLRTPRDVQAVIEGLEDGTIDIIVTDHAPHTEEEKEKGMMLAPFGILGFETAFSLLYTKFVLTGKWSLGFLVDRMTKKPADVFGLPYGTLEVGSAADITIVDLETEREVLKEEIVSRSKNTPFIGWKLQGWPVVTIASGKVVWS; encoded by the coding sequence ATGGGTATTTGGATATTAAACGGACTTACCGTTGATGCAAATAATGTACAAGCGAAGAAACACATTTTGGTAGAGAATGATAAAATTGCAAAGGTTATAGAGGCAGAAGAAGGTTCGGCTCCACAAACTGATGGCCATGAAGTCATTGATGCAGCAGGTAAGCTGGTGACTCCAGGATTCATCGATATGCATGTTCACCTAAGAGAGCCTGGCTTTGAGCATAAAGAAAATATCGCGACCGGAACACGTTCCGCAGCAAGAGGCGGCTTCACAACCATCGCCTGCATGCCGAATACAAGACCTGTGATCGACACCGTTGATACTGTGAACTACATATTAGACAAAGCTGCAACGGAAGGTGTCGTCCGTGTTCTCCCCTACGGTACGATTACGAAGAACGAGCTTGGCCGCGAGTTGACCGATTTCGCTGCGCTGAAAGAAGCGGGCGTCATCGGCTACACGGATGACGGTGTCGGCGTGCAAAGCGCGCAAATGATGAAGGATGCGATGGCGTTGGCTGCATCCATCGGTATGCCAATCATCGCGCACTGCGAGGATGACACGCTTGTAGTTGGCGCGCCGGTCAGCGAAGGCGCGTTCGCGAAGAAGCACGGACTGAAGGGAATCCCGAATGAGTCCGAGGCGATTCATGTAGGTCGCGACGTGCTGCTAGCCGAAGCGACAGGAGTACACTACCACGTGTGCCACGTAAGCACCGAGCAGTCGGTTCGTCTGATCCGACATGCGAAGCAGTTCGGCATTAAAGTGACAGCCGAGGTATGTCCGCATCACCTCGTGCTCTCGGATGAAGACATTCCAGGGCTCGATGCCAACTGGAAGATGAACCCGCCGCTGCGTACGCCGCGCGATGTGCAGGCTGTCATTGAAGGGTTGGAAGACGGCACGATAGACATTATCGTGACGGATCACGCGCCGCATACCGAAGAAGAGAAAGAGAAGGGCATGATGCTGGCTCCGTTCGGCATACTCGGCTTCGAAACTGCGTTTTCCCTGCTGTACACGAAATTTGTACTGACAGGCAAATGGTCCTTGGGATTCCTTGTGGATCGTATGACGAAAAAACCTGCCGACGTATTCGGTCTTCCATACGGAACACTGGAAGTAGGCAGCGCAGCTGATATTACCATCGTGGATTTGGAAACAGAGCGCGAAGTTCTCAAAGAAGAGATCGTTTCACGCAGCAAAAACACGCCATTCATTGGCTGGAAGCTGCAAGGCTGGCCGGTTGTTACAATCGCTTCCGGTAAAGTGGTTTGGTCATAA
- a CDS encoding aspartate carbamoyltransferase catalytic subunit, whose translation MSIVSTQTKHFLGLKGVSADEITSILDRAAYWEQSSSKVTNQFQGKFVSNLFFENSTRTRFSFELAQKRLGADVLNFSAAESSVQKGESIYDTVRTLESMGIDAGVIRLKPNGVLQELAEKIKIPLINAGDGNNEHPTQALLDFYTMRKQFGAIKGLTVSIIGDILHSRVARSNLWGLIALGAKVQFCAPESMQAPELAQFAPYVSFEEALKADVVMMLRVQLERHDKGIIRSAEEYREQYGLTAERASRMAPHAIIMHPAPVNRNVELDDELVEHEKSKIFTQIAHGVPIRMAVIERALS comes from the coding sequence GTGAGCATAGTGAGTACACAAACGAAGCATTTTCTAGGATTGAAGGGCGTAAGCGCAGATGAAATAACGAGCATACTTGATCGTGCTGCCTACTGGGAACAATCATCTTCGAAGGTGACGAATCAGTTTCAAGGCAAATTCGTTTCCAACTTGTTTTTTGAAAATAGTACAAGAACTCGGTTCTCCTTTGAACTGGCGCAAAAGCGGCTCGGAGCTGATGTACTCAACTTCTCTGCTGCTGAATCCAGTGTACAAAAAGGTGAGTCCATCTACGATACAGTCCGTACACTCGAGTCCATGGGCATCGATGCCGGTGTCATCCGATTGAAGCCAAACGGTGTCCTGCAAGAGCTGGCTGAGAAAATCAAAATCCCGCTCATTAACGCGGGGGACGGCAATAACGAGCATCCAACACAAGCGCTGCTCGATTTCTACACGATGCGCAAGCAGTTCGGCGCCATCAAAGGTTTAACGGTCTCTATCATCGGAGACATCTTGCACAGCCGCGTCGCTCGCTCCAACTTATGGGGACTCATCGCCCTGGGAGCAAAAGTGCAGTTCTGCGCGCCGGAAAGCATGCAGGCTCCAGAGTTAGCTCAGTTTGCTCCGTATGTGTCCTTCGAGGAAGCACTGAAAGCTGACGTGGTTATGATGCTGCGTGTGCAGCTTGAACGGCACGACAAAGGAATCATTCGCTCTGCAGAGGAATATCGCGAGCAATACGGGCTAACAGCAGAGCGTGCAAGTCGCATGGCACCTCACGCAATCATCATGCATCCGGCTCCCGTCAATCGAAATGTTGAGCTTGATGATGAACTTGTTGAACACGAGAAATCCAAAATTTTCACGCAAATTGCTCACGGTGTTCCGATTCGTATGGCGGTCATCGAACGAGCTTTATCCTAA
- the pyrR gene encoding bifunctional pyr operon transcriptional regulator/uracil phosphoribosyltransferase PyrR, with the protein MNETAEHTIIDEMGIRRALTRIAHEILEKNKGVENCTLIGIRTRGIYLASRVAERILEIEGIPIPVGEIDITSYRDDRVKVKSVENVQEGGKLQIQDRKIILFDDVLYTGRTVRAAMDALIDLGRPQMIQLAVLVDRGHRELPIRPDYVGKNVPTSKSESIEVRLTEIDDKDGVIIIQQRGKQE; encoded by the coding sequence ATGAATGAAACGGCCGAACACACGATTATTGATGAAATGGGAATTCGCAGAGCGCTAACACGGATTGCGCACGAGATACTGGAAAAGAATAAAGGGGTAGAAAACTGTACCTTGATTGGGATTCGGACCCGTGGTATTTACTTGGCAAGTCGAGTAGCAGAGAGAATTCTTGAGATTGAAGGTATACCGATTCCTGTCGGTGAGATTGATATCACCTCTTATCGTGATGATCGCGTGAAGGTGAAATCAGTGGAGAATGTCCAGGAAGGCGGCAAGCTCCAAATTCAAGACCGCAAAATCATTCTATTCGATGATGTACTTTACACCGGAAGAACGGTGAGGGCAGCGATGGATGCATTGATCGATCTGGGTAGACCGCAAATGATCCAGCTTGCCGTCCTTGTTGACAGAGGCCATCGCGAATTGCCAATTCGCCCTGATTATGTAGGAAAGAACGTACCTACCTCCAAAAGTGAAAGCATCGAAGTACGGCTAACGGAAATCGATGATAAGGATGGGGTCATCATAATTCAACAGAGGGGGAAACAGGAGTGA
- a CDS encoding ABC transporter ATP-binding protein, with the protein MFKLFRLLKPYKTSVVAIITLMLLQSLAQLYLPTLLADIVDVGVVKGDIPYILRFGAYMLLVAMGAMVCVIIASYLLARTATGFGRDLRRTLFTHVESFSLHEFDKLGTSSLITRTTNDIAQVQQVIVMMRMFIGAPTMLVGGVIMATYKDAHLAIVLISIIPILALAIVGIMRKGLPLFKTLQVKIDGINLVLRENLTGIRVIRAFNRSEHEKRKFEKANLDYTQVAVKVNVIMSTMMPIMMLVFNLGVVVILWYGGVRIDANQMQIGDLMAFIQYAMQIMFSMFMMTMIFMMIPRASASSVRINEVLAHQSNIHSAEMAKSLDSKQAAVEFKHVSFSYPGAEQPAIRDLSFRAEPGEVTAIIGGTGSGKTTLIHLLLRFYDVESGTITLDGHPLPSLKLESLRLQIGYVPQKAALFSGTVADNIRFGREMATEEEIQHAATTAQAADFIAEMKDGYQAVLAQGGTNLSGGQKQRLAIARALVRKPNIYVFDDSFSALDFKTDAKLRAALKAETEHATMIIVAQRVSTIMDANRIIVLEEGQIAGIGTHSDLMKTCAVYQEIVASQLSEEEIA; encoded by the coding sequence ATGTTCAAATTGTTTCGGCTTCTGAAACCGTACAAAACTTCTGTGGTTGCGATTATTACTTTGATGCTCTTGCAATCATTGGCGCAGTTGTACCTGCCCACTCTGCTCGCAGACATTGTCGATGTCGGGGTTGTGAAAGGAGATATTCCTTATATTCTCCGGTTTGGCGCTTACATGCTTTTAGTAGCGATGGGCGCGATGGTTTGTGTCATCATTGCGAGCTACTTATTAGCACGAACGGCGACAGGATTCGGCAGGGATTTACGACGAACGCTTTTTACCCATGTTGAAAGCTTCTCCTTGCACGAATTTGATAAACTCGGCACATCCTCCCTCATTACCAGAACCACGAATGACATCGCACAAGTTCAGCAAGTGATTGTTATGATGCGGATGTTCATCGGCGCTCCAACGATGCTAGTCGGCGGAGTCATTATGGCCACTTACAAGGACGCTCATCTCGCCATTGTTTTAATCTCCATCATCCCGATTCTTGCACTTGCAATTGTGGGAATCATGCGTAAAGGACTTCCCCTATTCAAAACATTACAGGTCAAAATCGATGGCATTAATCTCGTGCTGCGTGAAAATTTAACCGGCATCCGCGTCATTCGCGCCTTTAACCGTTCCGAACATGAAAAACGCAAATTCGAAAAAGCGAACCTGGATTACACACAAGTAGCCGTAAAAGTAAATGTCATCATGTCTACGATGATGCCCATCATGATGCTTGTATTTAATCTTGGGGTTGTCGTCATTCTTTGGTACGGCGGAGTTCGTATTGATGCCAACCAAATGCAGATTGGTGACTTAATGGCCTTCATCCAATATGCCATGCAGATCATGTTTTCTATGTTCATGATGACGATGATTTTCATGATGATTCCACGCGCATCTGCTTCTTCTGTCCGTATTAATGAAGTTTTAGCCCATCAATCAAACATACATAGTGCGGAAATGGCGAAATCTCTTGATTCCAAGCAAGCAGCTGTTGAATTTAAACATGTATCATTTAGTTATCCTGGGGCTGAACAACCAGCAATCCGCGATCTATCCTTCCGTGCTGAGCCTGGTGAGGTAACAGCAATTATTGGAGGAACCGGATCGGGCAAGACGACCCTCATTCATTTACTTTTGCGCTTCTATGATGTAGAGTCCGGCACTATTACTTTAGATGGTCATCCTCTGCCTTCTTTAAAATTAGAAAGTCTACGACTGCAAATCGGTTATGTCCCACAAAAAGCAGCGCTTTTCTCAGGAACGGTAGCGGATAACATTCGTTTTGGGCGTGAGATGGCAACGGAAGAGGAAATACAGCATGCTGCGACTACTGCCCAAGCTGCAGATTTCATCGCCGAGATGAAAGATGGCTACCAAGCTGTTCTGGCCCAAGGTGGAACGAACTTATCCGGAGGCCAGAAGCAGAGGCTTGCCATTGCGCGTGCACTCGTTCGTAAACCGAACATCTACGTATTTGATGACAGCTTCTCTGCGCTTGATTTCAAAACGGATGCTAAGCTTCGTGCAGCTCTCAAAGCCGAAACCGAACATGCAACCATGATCATTGTTGCCCAACGCGTCAGTACAATTATGGACGCTAACCGCATTATCGTACTGGAAGAAGGGCAAATCGCAGGAATCGGCACCCATTCAGATTTGATGAAAACATGTGCTGTGTATCAAGAAATTGTTGCTTCTCAGCTGTCAGAGGAGGAAATTGCATGA